The genome window ACGACTGCTGTTTTTGAACCAATAGCGATTCCAACAGAGTCATTAGTTAGGATATTAGTGATGACGAATAGATATAAATCAAGCCCTTTATCCACAATATTTTGCGTCATAAGTGCCTCCACTTCTGCGCGACGGCTAAGCACATCGTTTACATCCACTACATTGATTTGAGCAATTTCTACTTTGTTATCGTTCATGTTAAATTCTTTCGCATCTAGTAGGAGTTCAGCTACTGTTTTTTTGCTAACATCTGCTCCTGCTTTTAGCATTTCCATGCCGTATGATTGAATATCAACGTCTGCAATCTGTGCTAATTTTTGAGCAGCTACTTTATCTTCTTCCGTGCACGTTGGCGATTGGAAAAGAAGTGTGTCTGAAATAATTGCGGAAAGCATTAGACCTGCAACTGTTTTGCTTACTTCTACTTCATTTTCGCGGAACATTTTTAGAAGAATTGTTGTTGTACATCCAACTGGTTCAGCACGGTAATAAAGTGGATCAGATGTTTCGAAGTTTGCGATACGGTGATGGTCAACTACAGCTGTAACTATTACATCGTCAATATCATCTACGCTTTGTTGGCGTTCATTATGATCAACAAGTGCTACTTCAGAAACTTCATTCGCAACTGTTTGAACTAGGCGTGGAGCTGTTACTTGGAAATAATCAAGAACAAAAGCTGTTTCACTATTAAGCTCTCCTAAACGAACCGCTTCAATATCTGCTCCTTGTGCTTTTTTTAATTCTGCGTAACTAATGGCAGAACAA of Listeria monocytogenes contains these proteins:
- a CDS encoding manganese-dependent inorganic pyrophosphatase, which produces MTKTLVFGHKNPDTDTICSAISYAELKKAQGADIEAVRLGELNSETAFVLDYFQVTAPRLVQTVANEVSEVALVDHNERQQSVDDIDDVIVTAVVDHHRIANFETSDPLYYRAEPVGCTTTILLKMFRENEVEVSKTVAGLMLSAIISDTLLFQSPTCTEEDKVAAQKLAQIADVDIQSYGMEMLKAGADVSKKTVAELLLDAKEFNMNDNKVEIAQINVVDVNDVLSRRAEVEALMTQNIVDKGLDLYLFVITNILTNDSVGIAIGSKTAVVEEAYGVKFVENQAPLKGVVSRKKQVVPILTDTFAK